The following DNA comes from Aquipuribacter hungaricus.
CCCGTGCTGGACGGCAAGAAGAAGCACGACGTCGACGTCGTCGTCGACCGCCTCGTCTCGCGCAGCGAGGGCGACGAGGACAAGCAGTACAGCGCCCGCCGCCGCCTCACCGACTCCGTCGAGACCGCCCTGGGGCTGGCCGAGGGCATGCTCGTCGTCGAGCTCATCGACGTCCCCGCGCCGGGCACCCCCGGCGCCGACGACCACCCGCTGGGCCCGCGCGAGCGGCGCTTCAGCGAGCGGCTCGCCTGCCCCAACGACCACCCGGTCGCGCTGGAGGAGATCGAGCCGCGCACGTTCTCCTTCAACGGCCCGTACGGCGCCTGCCCGACGTGCAGCGGCCTGGGGACGCGCCTGGAGGTCGACCCCGAGCTCGTCGTCCCCGACGACGACCTGTCGCTGTCGCAGGGGGCCGTAGCCCCGTGGTCGACGGGCTCCCAGAGCGTCGACTACTTCGACAAGCTGCTGAGCAGCCTCGCCGACGCGCTCGGCTTCTCCATGGACACCCCGTGGCGCGCGCTGCCCGAGCGAGCCCGCGAGGCCGTGCTCCACGGCCTCGACGGCCAGCTCGACGTCCGCTACAAGACCCGGCACGGCCGCCAGCGCGCGTACCGGGCCGGGTTCGAGGGCGTCCTGCCGTTCATCCGCCGCCGCCACGAGGAGACCGACTCCGAGTGGGCCAAGGACCGCTACGGCGCCTACATGCGCGAGGTCCCGTGCCCGGTCTGCCAGGGCGCCCGGCTGCGGCCGGAGGTGCTCGCCGTCACGGTGTCCGGGCGCAACATCGCCCAGGTGTCCTCGCTCACCATCGGCGAGACCGCCGAGTTCCTGCGCGACCTCGAGCTGTCCGAGCGCGAGCACGCCATCGCCGACCGGGTGCTCCGCGAGATCCACGCCCGCCTCGGGTTCCTCCTCGACGTCGGCCTGGACTACCTCAGCCTCGACCGGGCGGCGGGCACGCTGTCCGGCGGCGAGGCCCAGCGCATCCGCCTCGCCACCCAGATCGGCGCCGGCCTGGTGGGGGTGCTGTACGTGCTCGACGAGCCGAGCATCGGCCTGCACCAGCGGGACAACCAGCGCCTCATCGGCACGCTCACCCGGCTGCGCGACCTGGGCAACACCCTCATCGTCGTCGAGCACGACGAGGACACCATCAAGGCCTCGGACTGGGTCGTCGACATCGGCCCGGGCGCCGGCGAGCACGGCGGGCAGGTGGTCCACTCCGGGCCGCTGGCCGAGCTGCTCACCAACTCCGCCTCGCTCACCGGGGCCTACCTGTCCGGCCGCCGGAGCATCCCGACGCCCGCCACCCGGCGCGCCGTCGACCCCGCCCGGGTCGTGTCCGTCAAGGGCGCGCGCGAGCACAACCTCACCGGCGTGGACGTCGACTTCCCGCTCGGCGTCCTCGTGTCGGTGACCGGGGTGTCCGGGTCGGGCAAGTCGACCCTGGTCAACGACATCCTCTACACGGTGCTGGCGAACAAGCTCAACGGCGCCCGCCAGGTCCCCGGCCGGCACAAGACCGTCACCGGCCTGGAGCACCTGGACAAGGTGGTCCACGTCGACCAGGGCCCGATCGGCCGCACGCCGCGGTCCAACCCGGCGACGTACACGGGCGTCTGGGACCACGTGCGCAAGCTGTTCGCGCAGGCGCCCGAGGCCAAGATCCGCGGCTACCAGCCCGGCCGGTTCAGCTTCAACGTCAAGGGCGGTCGCTGCGAGCACTGCCAGGGCGACGGCACCCTGAAGATCGAGATGAACTTCCTCCCGGACGTCTACGTCCCGTGCGAGGTGTGCCACGGCGCCCGGTACAACCGGGAGACCCTCGAGGTGCACTTCAAGGGCAAGACGGTCGCCGACGTCCTGGACGCCCCGATCGAGGAGGCCGCGGAGTTCTTCGCCGCGGTCCCCGCCATCGCCCGGCACCTCAACACGCTGGTCGACGTCGGCCTGGGCTACGTCCGCCTCGGCCAGCCCGCCCCGACCCTGTCCGGCGGCGAGGCGCAGCGCGTCAAGCTCGCCACCGAGCTGCAGCGCCGCTCCGCCGGGCGCACGGTGTACGTGCTCGACGAGCCCACCACCGGGCTGCACTTCGAGGACATC
Coding sequences within:
- the uvrA gene encoding excinuclease ABC subunit UvrA gives rise to the protein MADRLVVRGAREHNLKDIGVDLPRDSLVVFTGLSGSGKSSLAFDTIFAEGQRRYVESLSAYARQFLGQMDKPDVDFIEGLSPAVSIDQKSTNRNPRSTVGTITEIHDYLRLLYARAGRPHCVRCGEPIGRQTPQQIVDRLLQLPDGTRFQVLAPVVRGRKGENLELFREMQGKGFSRARVDGEVVSLAEPPVLDGKKKHDVDVVVDRLVSRSEGDEDKQYSARRRLTDSVETALGLAEGMLVVELIDVPAPGTPGADDHPLGPRERRFSERLACPNDHPVALEEIEPRTFSFNGPYGACPTCSGLGTRLEVDPELVVPDDDLSLSQGAVAPWSTGSQSVDYFDKLLSSLADALGFSMDTPWRALPERAREAVLHGLDGQLDVRYKTRHGRQRAYRAGFEGVLPFIRRRHEETDSEWAKDRYGAYMREVPCPVCQGARLRPEVLAVTVSGRNIAQVSSLTIGETAEFLRDLELSEREHAIADRVLREIHARLGFLLDVGLDYLSLDRAAGTLSGGEAQRIRLATQIGAGLVGVLYVLDEPSIGLHQRDNQRLIGTLTRLRDLGNTLIVVEHDEDTIKASDWVVDIGPGAGEHGGQVVHSGPLAELLTNSASLTGAYLSGRRSIPTPATRRAVDPARVVSVKGAREHNLTGVDVDFPLGVLVSVTGVSGSGKSTLVNDILYTVLANKLNGARQVPGRHKTVTGLEHLDKVVHVDQGPIGRTPRSNPATYTGVWDHVRKLFAQAPEAKIRGYQPGRFSFNVKGGRCEHCQGDGTLKIEMNFLPDVYVPCEVCHGARYNRETLEVHFKGKTVADVLDAPIEEAAEFFAAVPAIARHLNTLVDVGLGYVRLGQPAPTLSGGEAQRVKLATELQRRSAGRTVYVLDEPTTGLHFEDIRKLLELLQGLVDKGNTVIVIEHNLDVIKSSDWVIDMGPEGGSGGGRVIAQGTPEQVAAVEGSFTGQFLAGLVTPAPARRTTRRKAG